The genomic interval CGGAAACGGGGATACGAAAGTTCTCGATTCACGTCAGGTTGAGGAAGGGACGGCGGTTCGTAGGCGCAGGGAATGTGATCGTTGTTTGCGTCGGTTTACTACCTTTGAAAAGTTCGAGGATTCTCCGCTTGTTGTTGTAAAAAAAGAAGGGCGACGCGAGGAATTTTCTCGTTCTAAAATGATGGTTGGTATGATAAGGGCTTGCGAAAAGAGGTCAATTTCTACAGAACAAATCGAAGATGCAGCTTACGCAATAGAAAAGATATTGCGTAATAATCATGAACGTGAAGTCTCTAGTGCTGAAGTAGGAGAGGCTGTGCTCCAACAGCTCTTTGGCTTGGATGAAGTGGCCTACATTCGTTTTGCGTCCGTCTATCGTCAATTTGGAGATATACAACGCTTCATGGAAGAGTTACATGAGCTCATCGAAAAGCGAGGGACGATCGAGTAGAAGTGTTAGTTAATAAGTAATGAAGGAAAGTTGGGGATTCACGTTGGGATTCGAAGGACAAGCACCAAAAAACTGGCCGAGGGCTAATGTAACATCTAATGCGCGCGTTGTGTTGGAAAAACGGTATTTAAAACAAGTGGACGGGCAAGTGGTAGAAACTGTTGAGGATATGTTTTTTCGTGTTGCTAGTGTGATTGCGGAAAATGAATCGGATAAATATAGCAAAGGCAAACAAGAAACTCAAAAACTAGCCAAAGAATTCTATACCATGATGGCGAATCTCGAGTTTATGCCGAACTCGCCGACGCTAATGAACGCTGGTCGGGATCTCGGTCAATTGAGTGCTTGCTTTGTCTTGCCAGTTGAAGACAGCATGGAGGAAATTTTCGACGCGATTAAAAATGCGGCGATTATTCATAAATCTGGTGGTGGGACTGGCTTCAGTTTTTCCCGTTTGCGTCCGAAAAACAGCATGGTTCGTTCAACGGGTGGTGTAGCCTCAGGTCCGATTTCCTTTATGAAAGTTTTTAATTCAGCTACAGAAGCTGTTAAGCAGGGTGGAACCCGACGCGGAGCGAATATGGGAATTCTTCGCGTGGACCATCCAGATATTGTGGATTTCATTCAGTGTAAAGAGGATAACAAAGAGATTACGAACTTTAATATTTCCGTTGGGATAACTGAGGAATTTATGCTGGCTGTTCGTGAAGAACGTTCCTATGACCTCGTAGATCCTCATACAGGCGCATCAGCAGGTCAGTTATTTGCACCAGAAATTTTTAATAAGATTGTGGAGCATGCTTGGCAGAACGGGGAACCAGGAATCGTTTTCCTCGACCGTTTAAATAAGGGTAATCCCACTCCTCTGCAGGGAGAGATTGAAGCTACGAATCCTTGTGGTGAGCAACCCTTGCTCCCGAATGAAGCTTGTAACTTAGGCTCTATTAATCTCAAATTAATGGTGACTGAGAAAAATGGAAAAATGGTTATCAACTGGGAACGCTTGAGTTATGTAACCCGATTGTCCGTGCGTTTTCTGGACAACGTGATTGATGCTAATCAGTATCCACTGCAGATTATTAATGATGTAGTTAAAGGGAATCGCAAAATTGGCCTTGGTGTGATGGGCTTTGCGGATATGCTGATCTTACTGCAAGCGTCTTATGCTACGGAAGACGCGGTGGAATATGCGGAAAAAGTTATGAAGTTCATCCAGACTGAAGCTCGTATTGAGTCCCAAAGACTAGCTGAAGAACGGGGAACTTTCCCTAATTTTGAAGGTTCCATTTATGATGGGGTTCTGAAATTGCGTAATGCCACTCTGACTACGATTGCTCCGACTGGAACTATATCCATGATCTGTGCCGCTTCCAGTGGGGTAGAACCCCTCTTTGCGGTTGCTTATACTAAAACCGTCATGGATGGAACATCGTTAGTTGAGGTCAATCCGCTCTTTGAAAGGTTTGCCAATGAATATGGTTTCTACTCCCCGGAACTTATGCAAAAGATTGCCGAGAGGGGGACCGTCCTGGGTTTACCTGAAGTCCCTAACTGGGTTCAAGAAGTCTTTACTACAGCTCAAGAGATCGCGCCTGAATGGCATATTCGGATTCAGGCGGCCTTCCAAAAATTTACGGATAACGCGGTCTCCAAAACGATTAATTTTTCGAATGCTGCGACACGCGAAGATATTGCAGAAGCATATCGCTTGGCGGATGAACTAAACTGCAAAGGATTAACAGTCTATCGTGATGGTAGTCGAGAAGAACAGGTGCTTTCTACAGGGATTGCAGTGGCTGCTCAGGCCGATAAAAATATTGAAGTACAGGTTCCGACGGCATCTGAAAAGGTTATTGTTCCTAAGGCACCATTTGTTCCAGAAGTGAATACTGTCGTTCCTCGTCCACGGCCAACCACTACCATTGGAGTTACGGAGAAAATAAAAATTGGGTGCGGAAACCTCTATGTCAGTGTCAATGCGGATGAAAAAGGAATATGCGAAGTCTTTACTAATACAGGACGCGCAGGAGGATGTTCCTCTCAATCTGAGGCAACCGCTCGCTTGATTTCGATAACCCTACGTTCAGGATTGTCTGTCGATGCTATTACCGAACAGATCAAAGGGATTCGCTGCCCAGCTTGTATGCGGCGTGAAGGAGTCAATGTTACATCTTGCCCGGATGCTATTGCCCGCGTGATTAAGAAGTATAACGAGGTTGGTATTAATTTTTCTAATGTTAAAACCAGTGCGCAGGAAACAGCTCCAATAGCGAAAAGGTCAAGCATGGTCGCAAAAGAGATTGCCGCTGCAGAGAAAGCAACTGTTACGAAAGTGCGAACGGGCGTTGCACCTGCGAATGCTTGCCCAGAGTGTGGCAAACCGATTAATCATGAAAGTGGTTGCGTGGTTTGTACTCATTGCGGATACTCAAAGTGTGGGTAAGATGATGATATTCATCCAGAATAAAGTTGTTGAATTAGGGAATAAAGTTATTGAAAAACTTTGATCTTTGCTTCAGTTGTTCATCAGTCGACGATAAAGTGTTTATGCATCTATTACCCCTCACACGTTTTCAAACGTTTAGAGGGGTTTTTTGATTGAAGGAGGAAATATACCTTTCAACTTCACAGGTCACCCTGGTAACGGTAATATGACTATAACGAATATAGCTCTTTTGTCGTAACAAGGCACGTTAGTGTTACTTTTATTGTGAGTATTTATGGGCTTAGAGTTCAATCAATAATATTTAATGCGTTGGTAGAGAAAATATAAATTTTCACGCCAACGCATTTTGTTTTTGTGTTGAAGAGCGGGATGAGGAAATTATCCTCAAAGTTTTTAATTTTTAATACTAAAGAT from Desulfosporosinus sp. Sb-LF carries:
- a CDS encoding vitamin B12-dependent ribonucleotide reductase; this encodes MKESWGFTLGFEGQAPKNWPRANVTSNARVVLEKRYLKQVDGQVVETVEDMFFRVASVIAENESDKYSKGKQETQKLAKEFYTMMANLEFMPNSPTLMNAGRDLGQLSACFVLPVEDSMEEIFDAIKNAAIIHKSGGGTGFSFSRLRPKNSMVRSTGGVASGPISFMKVFNSATEAVKQGGTRRGANMGILRVDHPDIVDFIQCKEDNKEITNFNISVGITEEFMLAVREERSYDLVDPHTGASAGQLFAPEIFNKIVEHAWQNGEPGIVFLDRLNKGNPTPLQGEIEATNPCGEQPLLPNEACNLGSINLKLMVTEKNGKMVINWERLSYVTRLSVRFLDNVIDANQYPLQIINDVVKGNRKIGLGVMGFADMLILLQASYATEDAVEYAEKVMKFIQTEARIESQRLAEERGTFPNFEGSIYDGVLKLRNATLTTIAPTGTISMICAASSGVEPLFAVAYTKTVMDGTSLVEVNPLFERFANEYGFYSPELMQKIAERGTVLGLPEVPNWVQEVFTTAQEIAPEWHIRIQAAFQKFTDNAVSKTINFSNAATREDIAEAYRLADELNCKGLTVYRDGSREEQVLSTGIAVAAQADKNIEVQVPTASEKVIVPKAPFVPEVNTVVPRPRPTTTIGVTEKIKIGCGNLYVSVNADEKGICEVFTNTGRAGGCSSQSEATARLISITLRSGLSVDAITEQIKGIRCPACMRREGVNVTSCPDAIARVIKKYNEVGINFSNVKTSAQETAPIAKRSSMVAKEIAAAEKATVTKVRTGVAPANACPECGKPINHESGCVVCTHCGYSKCG
- the nrdR gene encoding transcriptional regulator NrdR — protein: MHCPFCGNGDTKVLDSRQVEEGTAVRRRRECDRCLRRFTTFEKFEDSPLVVVKKEGRREEFSRSKMMVGMIRACEKRSISTEQIEDAAYAIEKILRNNHEREVSSAEVGEAVLQQLFGLDEVAYIRFASVYRQFGDIQRFMEELHELIEKRGTIE